A single genomic interval of Gammaproteobacteria bacterium harbors:
- a CDS encoding cytochrome c translates to MLIFTVLCGTPVWAAGDAATGKALYASCAACHGVQAEGIAAMNAPALAGQEAAYIERQLAHFQAGVRGADPADTLGAQMRGMAAVLADTQAIADVSAYLAALAPMSSASDAGGDLRNGNNYYQSKCGACHGGKAEGNAALFAPRLAGQDVAYLKRQYLNFQQGLRGSHAEDRFGKQMKMMSTTLPGEKDLDDVLAFINAQGAAR, encoded by the coding sequence ATGCTGATATTCACGGTTCTTTGCGGGACCCCGGTTTGGGCCGCGGGTGACGCGGCGACGGGCAAAGCCCTCTACGCCAGTTGTGCCGCGTGTCATGGCGTTCAGGCCGAAGGCATCGCGGCGATGAATGCGCCGGCCCTGGCGGGGCAGGAAGCGGCCTATATCGAACGTCAACTGGCACATTTCCAGGCCGGCGTTCGTGGTGCCGATCCTGCCGATACCCTCGGCGCGCAGATGCGCGGCATGGCGGCGGTGCTGGCCGATACGCAGGCAATTGCCGATGTATCTGCCTACTTGGCTGCGCTCGCGCCGATGAGCTCTGCCAGCGATGCCGGCGGCGATCTGCGCAACGGCAACAACTACTACCAGTCGAAGTGCGGCGCCTGTCATGGCGGCAAGGCGGAGGGGAATGCCGCGCTGTTCGCACCGCGCCTGGCGGGACAGGACGTGGCCTATCTCAAGCGCCAGTACCTCAATTTCCAGCAGGGCTTGCGCGGCAGCCACGCGGAAGATCGCTTTGGCAAGCAGATGAAGATGATGTCCACCACCCTGCCGGGCGAGAAAGACCTCGACGATGTGCTGGCGTTCATCAATGCGCAAGGCGCGGCGCGCTGA
- a CDS encoding class II aldolase/adducin family protein produces MNTQECRNCALELVACMRSLAGSGLSPGNSGNASARAPLGMLITPSGISPAAMNERQIVGMTLEGEVITGDVAPSSEWRMHAAIYVARPEAGAIVHCHSRHATALACCARDIPAFHYMVAIAGGDSIRCAPYALFGSAGLAAHAVDALHQRRACLLANHGQIAIGSTLENALALAREIEELAAQYLATLLIGGPVVLGQEEMSEVLARFKNYGQPRPPARENT; encoded by the coding sequence ATGAACACGCAGGAATGCCGCAATTGCGCCCTGGAACTGGTTGCCTGCATGCGCAGCCTGGCAGGTTCCGGGCTGTCGCCGGGCAACTCCGGCAATGCCTCGGCAAGAGCGCCGCTCGGCATGCTGATCACGCCGAGCGGCATATCGCCCGCCGCCATGAACGAGCGGCAGATCGTGGGCATGACGCTCGAGGGCGAGGTAATCACGGGCGACGTTGCGCCGTCCAGCGAATGGCGCATGCACGCGGCAATCTATGTCGCGCGACCCGAGGCGGGCGCGATCGTGCATTGCCACTCCCGCCACGCGACCGCGCTGGCCTGCTGCGCGCGGGATATTCCCGCCTTCCACTACATGGTTGCAATCGCCGGAGGGGATTCGATTCGCTGCGCGCCTTATGCGCTGTTCGGCTCGGCGGGGCTTGCCGCGCACGCCGTCGATGCCCTGCACCAGCGCCGCGCCTGCCTGCTGGCAAACCACGGCCAGATCGCAATCGGCTCGACACTGGAGAATGCCCTGGCACTCGCCAGGGAAATCGAGGAACTCGCAGCCCAGTACCTGGCCACCCTGCTCATTGGCGGGCCGGTCGTGCTCGGGCAGGAAGAAATGAGCGAGGTGCTCGCACGGTTCAAAAACTACGGGCAGCCGCGGCCACCCGCACGCGAAAACACCTGA
- a CDS encoding TetR family transcriptional regulator, which translates to MKHDTGKRPAVVRESGKQRRLEIIEAALRVIARDGLRAVSHRAVAAEAAVPLAATTYYFHDLADLIAESFLYWSSAQQANVEAFHARIQDLLEQARAGKLERARLPGRIAEAASAYVVEQVREYRSDRVLEFAFLHEAARLPRLRAAVLRQQQGFLDFLQVFHEAVGSRQPGVDAQISHSVLLGLEKSALLADDSGKIDTDALRVVLLGYLQGVLATSAAGGS; encoded by the coding sequence ATGAAACACGATACCGGCAAACGACCAGCCGTGGTGCGCGAGAGCGGCAAGCAGCGTCGTCTCGAGATCATCGAAGCGGCACTGCGGGTGATCGCGCGCGACGGCCTGCGCGCGGTGAGCCATCGTGCGGTTGCTGCCGAGGCGGCGGTACCGCTGGCCGCAACCACTTATTATTTTCATGACCTCGCCGATCTCATCGCCGAATCGTTTCTGTACTGGTCCTCGGCGCAGCAGGCCAATGTCGAGGCGTTTCATGCGCGGATACAGGACTTGCTGGAGCAGGCACGTGCCGGCAAGCTCGAGCGGGCCCGATTGCCGGGCCGGATTGCCGAGGCTGCGAGTGCCTACGTGGTCGAGCAGGTTCGCGAGTATCGCAGCGATCGCGTGCTCGAATTCGCGTTCCTGCACGAGGCGGCGCGCCTGCCGCGCTTGCGGGCCGCGGTGCTGCGCCAGCAACAGGGATTTCTGGACTTCCTGCAGGTGTTTCATGAGGCGGTCGGATCGCGGCAACCTGGAGTGGATGCGCAGATTTCCCATAGTGTATTGCTCGGGCTCGAGAAGAGCGCGCTATTGGCCGATGACAGCGGAAAGATTGATACCGACGCGCTCAGGGTGGTGTTGCTCGGCTACCTCCAGGGCGTGCTCGCGACGTCGGCCGCAGGCGGATCATGA
- a CDS encoding cytochrome-c peroxidase, with protein sequence MWSLPAVCGVLLLLSSGTAVSAPAVADSFRLSEQCPPSFEKTAAGVCELRNMYQFYDSLLDQGVGGTKTGLPAHRDGFSPQQIDLGRLLFFDPVLSVNGSMSCASCHDPDRGFSDGRARSIGVHGEDVGRAAPTLWNVAFLKHLFWDARAQTLEEQMQGPLYSPHEMGNNPEQMLASLNASPDYVELFRTAYAGAADAPITLDQVYRALAAFESSLISLNSRYDRYALGYHQALSQREIEGMNVFRSFVARCAECHTPPLFTNQQIAVLGTPEPEGRALDVGAEKTFNTPRLKGGFKVPTLRNIDATAPYMHSGRFATLRDTVAFYNGGRGHAVPAGVEMHLHWHIWEPNLGEHELDLLVDFLKTLSDESFKPAIPARVPSGLEPVIHTTSQPPAVAGETKSNKGESS encoded by the coding sequence ATGTGGTCGCTGCCGGCTGTCTGCGGGGTTTTGCTTCTGCTGTCCTCCGGGACGGCAGTGTCGGCGCCCGCCGTGGCGGATTCGTTCCGGCTGAGCGAGCAGTGTCCGCCAAGTTTTGAAAAGACCGCGGCTGGCGTGTGCGAATTGCGCAATATGTACCAGTTTTACGATTCGTTGCTGGACCAGGGTGTCGGGGGAACAAAAACCGGGTTGCCTGCGCACCGCGACGGGTTCAGTCCGCAGCAGATCGACCTCGGGCGGCTGCTGTTTTTCGATCCGGTGCTTTCCGTGAACGGCAGCATGTCGTGCGCCAGCTGTCACGACCCTGACCGGGGGTTCAGCGACGGGCGTGCCCGCTCCATCGGAGTTCATGGCGAGGATGTGGGGCGTGCGGCGCCGACCTTGTGGAATGTCGCGTTCCTCAAGCATTTATTCTGGGATGCACGCGCGCAAACGCTCGAGGAGCAAATGCAGGGCCCCCTGTATTCTCCTCACGAGATGGGTAACAACCCGGAGCAGATGCTCGCCAGCCTGAACGCCAGTCCGGACTACGTGGAGCTGTTCCGGACGGCATATGCCGGCGCTGCGGATGCGCCCATCACGCTGGATCAGGTCTATCGCGCGCTCGCTGCCTTCGAGTCCTCGCTGATCTCGCTGAACAGTCGCTATGATCGCTACGCGCTCGGTTATCACCAGGCGCTGAGCCAGCGCGAAATTGAAGGCATGAACGTATTCCGCTCCTTTGTCGCGCGCTGTGCGGAATGTCATACGCCACCCTTGTTCACCAACCAGCAGATCGCCGTGCTCGGTACGCCCGAGCCGGAAGGCCGGGCACTGGACGTGGGTGCGGAAAAGACCTTCAATACACCGCGGCTGAAAGGCGGATTCAAGGTCCCGACGTTGCGCAATATCGATGCGACAGCACCCTACATGCACTCCGGACGTTTCGCGACGTTGCGCGATACGGTGGCGTTTTACAACGGTGGCCGGGGGCATGCGGTGCCGGCTGGCGTCGAGATGCACCTGCACTGGCATATCTGGGAGCCGAATCTGGGCGAACATGAACTCGATCTGCTCGTGGATTTCCTGAAAACGCTCAGTGACGAATCTTTCAAACCCGCAATTCCGGCGCGCGTTCCCTCGGGGCTCGAACCGGTGATCCATACGACCAGCCAACCCCCGGCAGTGGCAGGGGAAACAAAATCCAATAAGGGAGAATCCTCATGA
- a CDS encoding right-handed parallel beta-helix repeat-containing protein translates to MNKGVIAGVLLGVAGFAAGMYYGGAAGPAPVYTSSSSGKSYEGGFSAGGEQAEQAAAAISSGNIKAVAGPATDVVIVVKDGESIQEAVKRAEPGTTIRIMPGTYHETVYIDKDDIRLIGVIEKGKRAVLDGEGKLNDAVLYSGNNFVVENLTITGYKGNGIMGQAGNNFEIRNNLIIDTGVYGIFPQLGQNGVVEHNVVSGIEDAAIYVGMSDNVHVAYNDVFDSVAGIEFENSRHGIVEDNYVHNNTGGILTFITPGLPIKTTFDVIIRHNFIVGNNHPNFGAPGSTVSGIPAGTGILVMAADDVVIEGNIISDNKTAGILITDHGHAANVTVDPESDPNPDRVAILDNVMLNNGYDTITDVKALMLTELKQGNPDIVRVGPSEGSCIVNRHRYTTVGVDDFAECGFTNTASKITYLLPPVPAREIALEDRGKIAYLGICSGCHIYTGRMVGPAVQVIQAMYMDNPQGIADYIAKPVRKRDDYPEMPPQDYLDEQTRLAVAEYMLSVKK, encoded by the coding sequence ATGAACAAGGGAGTCATCGCCGGTGTGCTGCTTGGTGTTGCCGGATTCGCGGCGGGCATGTATTACGGCGGCGCGGCGGGACCGGCGCCGGTGTACACCTCGAGCAGCAGCGGCAAGAGCTACGAGGGAGGCTTCAGCGCCGGGGGTGAACAGGCCGAGCAGGCCGCGGCGGCGATCAGCAGTGGCAACATAAAAGCGGTAGCGGGGCCGGCTACCGATGTCGTGATCGTGGTCAAGGACGGCGAGTCGATCCAGGAAGCGGTGAAGCGCGCCGAACCGGGCACCACGATCCGGATCATGCCGGGTACCTATCACGAGACCGTTTATATCGACAAGGACGATATCCGCCTGATCGGGGTGATCGAGAAGGGCAAGCGTGCGGTGCTCGATGGCGAGGGCAAGCTGAACGATGCGGTGCTGTACTCGGGAAACAACTTCGTGGTCGAGAATCTCACGATCACCGGGTACAAGGGCAATGGCATCATGGGCCAGGCGGGCAACAATTTCGAAATCCGCAACAACCTGATCATCGATACCGGTGTTTACGGGATTTTCCCGCAGCTGGGGCAGAATGGCGTCGTCGAGCACAATGTGGTCTCGGGTATCGAGGACGCGGCGATCTACGTGGGGATGAGCGATAACGTCCACGTTGCGTATAACGATGTGTTCGACAGTGTGGCGGGTATCGAATTCGAGAACAGCCGCCACGGCATCGTCGAAGACAATTACGTGCACAACAATACCGGCGGGATACTCACGTTCATCACTCCGGGCCTGCCGATCAAGACCACGTTCGACGTGATCATCCGTCACAACTTCATCGTCGGCAACAACCATCCGAACTTCGGTGCGCCGGGCTCGACGGTGTCGGGCATACCGGCCGGTACCGGCATCCTGGTCATGGCTGCCGACGATGTGGTGATCGAGGGCAATATCATTTCCGACAACAAGACTGCCGGGATCCTGATCACGGACCACGGGCATGCGGCCAATGTGACCGTCGATCCGGAGTCGGACCCGAATCCGGATCGGGTAGCGATACTCGACAACGTGATGCTGAACAATGGCTATGACACCATCACCGATGTGAAGGCGCTGATGCTGACCGAGTTGAAACAGGGCAACCCCGATATCGTGCGCGTGGGACCGAGCGAGGGCAGTTGCATCGTCAACCGCCATCGTTACACCACGGTCGGCGTGGACGATTTCGCCGAGTGCGGTTTCACCAATACGGCAAGCAAGATCACTTACCTGCTGCCACCGGTGCCGGCGCGCGAGATTGCCCTCGAGGATCGCGGCAAGATTGCCTACCTGGGAATCTGTTCCGGCTGCCATATCTATACCGGGCGCATGGTCGGGCCGGCAGTGCAGGTCATACAGGCCATGTACATGGATAACCCGCAGGGGATTGCGGATTACATCGCCAAGCCGGTCAGGAAGCGCGACGATTATCCCGAGATGCCGCCGCAGGACTACCTCGACGAGCAGACCCGCCTGGCGGTTGCCGAGTACATGCTGTCGGTCAAGAAGTAG